One genomic region from Zalophus californianus isolate mZalCal1 chromosome 2, mZalCal1.pri.v2, whole genome shotgun sequence encodes:
- the LOC113924351 gene encoding uncharacterized protein LOC113924351 produces the protein MRAGAGPLGRGSRRQVGRDRGASQTASALPHWAVDAGRAGPRRRAREPGRCARGAARGGFRARRPPRRRETKGSTAAAAGTETVGSQPALPTSVRTRLRKHQTVGLFAMRSCRH, from the coding sequence ATGAGAGCCGGGGCGGGCCCGCTAGGGCGCGGGTCCCGGCGGCAAGTTGGGAGGGACCGCGGGGCGAGCCAGACCGCCTCAGCATTGCCTCACTGGGCTGTAGACGCGGGGCGTGCAGGGCCACGGCGACGGGCGCGCGAACCCGGCCGTTGCGCGCGCGGCGCTGCCCGCGGAGGTTTCCGGGCGCGCCGGCCGCCTCGCCGCCGGGAGACAAAGGGGTCGACTGCGGCCGCGGCCGGGACGGAGACTGTCGGCTCCCAACCAGCGCTGCCCACGTCGGTCCGAACACGCTTGCGGAAGCACCAAACCGTGGGTTTGTTTGCCATGCGGTCCTGCAGGCACTGA